In Gopherus flavomarginatus isolate rGopFla2 chromosome 1, rGopFla2.mat.asm, whole genome shotgun sequence, a single genomic region encodes these proteins:
- the RHOG gene encoding rho-related GTP-binding protein RhoG: MQSIKCVVVGDGAVGKTCLLICYTTNAFPKEYIPTVFDNYSAQNTVDGRTINLNLWDTAGQEEYDRLRTLSYPQTNVFIICFSIASPPSYENVKHKWYPEVCHHCPNVPILLVGTKKDLRNNPDAIKKLKEQNQLPVTTQQGVNLSKQIHAVKYMECSALNQEGIKEVFTEAVRAVLNPAPVKPKKPCILL, from the coding sequence ATGCAGAGCATAAAGTGCGTGGTGGTGGGTGATGGGGCGGTGGGGAAGACCTGCCTCTTGATTTGCTACACCACCAACGCCTTCCCCAAGGAGTACATCCCCACTGTCTTCGACAACTACAGCGCCCAGAACACGGTGGACGGCAGGACTATTAACTTAAATCTGTGGGACACGGCAGGCCAGGAGGAGTACGACCGGCTCCGGACGCTTTCCTACCCCCAGACTAACGTCTTCATCATCTGCTTCTCCATAGCCAGCCCACCCTCCTACGAGAACGTGAAACATAAGTGGTACCCGGAGGTCTGCCACCACTGCCCCAATGTGCCCATCCTCCTCGTGGGCACCAAGAAGGATCTGAGAAACAACCCCGATGCCATAAAGAAGCTAAAGGAGCAGAATCAGTTGCCCGTCACCACCCAGCAGGGGGTCAACCTCTCCAAGCAGATCCACGCCGTCAAGTACATGGAGTGCTCCGCCCTCAACCAGGAAGGCATCAAAGAGGTCTTCACGGAGGCTGTGCGAGCCGTCCTCAACCCCGCCCCAGTGAAACCTAAAAAGCCCTGCATCCTTTTGTGA